From Anaerolineales bacterium, one genomic window encodes:
- a CDS encoding DegV family protein — translation MARISIVTDSSARFPAQSIVSQYPVSFAPMQIQCGGKTIEDRADVDMRDYHSVIEECQSVPKIEPFSVDQIASIYARLQSESDQILSIHTSAGLCNAVANAEAASQRFLGKTKIQVIDSQSVSYGLGLLIQAVVKAASHGADFESLIRLTRNIIPRLYMVFFMHDLLYLEENQYISRSQAILGNMLGIIPFLTLEEGKMIPMEKVRSRTRAIEKLIEFVLEFSTIEHLAILQECSQATQESLSIIERLRPVYPDVSISTTSYGACLTAYLGLDSLGIVVLEAAD, via the coding sequence ATGGCCCGAATCAGCATCGTAACCGATAGTTCTGCACGTTTTCCCGCCCAAAGTATCGTCTCTCAATACCCGGTATCTTTCGCTCCGATGCAGATTCAATGTGGGGGCAAGACAATCGAGGACCGGGCTGATGTAGATATGCGTGATTATCACTCGGTCATCGAAGAATGCCAGAGTGTCCCGAAGATCGAACCGTTTTCGGTCGACCAGATTGCTTCGATCTATGCCCGTCTGCAATCCGAGAGCGATCAAATTCTATCCATTCATACCTCTGCGGGCCTCTGTAATGCCGTAGCCAACGCGGAAGCCGCCAGCCAGCGCTTCCTGGGGAAAACAAAAATCCAGGTCATCGATTCTCAATCCGTGTCCTATGGATTGGGTCTGCTCATCCAGGCGGTGGTCAAGGCTGCCAGCCATGGAGCCGATTTCGAATCCCTCATCCGGCTCACGAGAAACATCATCCCCCGACTTTACATGGTCTTTTTCATGCACGATCTTCTCTACCTGGAAGAAAATCAATACATCAGCCGATCCCAGGCGATATTGGGCAACATGCTGGGGATCATCCCATTTCTCACGCTCGAGGAAGGGAAAATGATCCCGATGGAGAAAGTCCGCTCGCGCACACGCGCGATAGAAAAACTGATCGAGTTCGTACTCGAATTCTCAACCATCGAACATCTGGCGATTCTTCAGGAATGTTCCCAAGCGACGCAAGAAAGCCTCTCGATCATCGAACGACTGCGGCCTGTATATCCTGACGTTTCCATCTCAACGACTTCCTACGGCGCTTGCCTCACGGCGTACCTCGGACTGGACAGTCTCGGCATCGTTGTCCTAGAGGCCGCAGATTGA
- the recG gene encoding ATP-dependent DNA helicase RecG: MNPALEKVAKYLNLEMDRNFDNRAVVGGLQRMLAPWEAEARSTGVPDNVIEAVVARLRDYPTLSVASRKEALEGLVRRLQSEFPDLPLPDLSPSGTNEVVESVAEVQQESHAEQPSAATSAYASPVEPEEQSPKPSADSAETKTVEAEAKPKDDRKAGPQGPPAALNAPLTSIAGIGPKSAKTLNKLNLSTLGDLLWHLPRRYDDYSKLKTINQLFYGDEVTVIGTVEDVNTRTVRSGKLKLVEAVISDGTGSLRVTWFNQPWIADRLKPDRPIVLSGKIDQYLGHLTMNSPEWELLERKQLHTNRIVPIYPLTAGVSSKWLRRVIHSVVTRLAPRIPDPLPASIRDSANLIPLDQALQQIHFPDDWDHLHQAQHRLAFDEMFMLQLGVLRQKQAWERLSCPSLHVETEWIERFQSSLPYELTESQKRALKEIRSDLEATHPMNRLLQGDVGSGKTIVAAAAVGIAAACDTQSAILAPTSILAEQHYQTLREILPSAAGIPEDRIAILLGSTSEADKEEIRKNLESGAIQVIVGTHALLEGPIKFANLGLAVIDEQHRFGVEQRAILRDKGDNPNLLVMTATPIPRSLALTVYGDLDLTVIDEMPKGRMPVETKVFRPQERTRAHHFISKQVEQGHQAFIIYPLVDDSEKIEAKAAVKEYESLSNEVFPQFRVGLLHGRMRPDEKDEIMSQFRDGKIDILVSTSVVEVGIDIPNATVMLVEGANRFGLAQLHQFRGRVGRGDQPSYCLLIPDSDDAADNERLAAMESTTDGFKLAEYDLDQRGPGEFLGTRQSGFTDLHTAQITDVKLIEKARREAQAVFTADPTLSQPEHSRIAAEMKRFWGLEKGEMS, from the coding sequence ATGAACCCAGCATTAGAAAAAGTCGCCAAGTATTTAAATCTTGAAATGGATCGCAATTTCGATAATCGTGCCGTCGTCGGCGGTCTTCAGCGCATGCTCGCGCCATGGGAGGCCGAAGCGCGCTCGACGGGAGTGCCGGATAACGTGATCGAAGCCGTGGTCGCCAGACTCCGGGATTACCCCACGTTATCGGTCGCCTCGCGCAAGGAGGCGCTCGAGGGACTCGTGCGCCGCTTGCAGTCCGAGTTCCCCGATCTGCCGCTTCCCGATTTATCGCCCTCCGGAACGAACGAAGTCGTAGAATCGGTGGCCGAAGTCCAGCAGGAATCACACGCCGAACAACCCTCCGCAGCGACATCCGCGTATGCGAGTCCGGTTGAACCGGAAGAGCAGAGTCCAAAGCCTTCGGCAGATTCGGCAGAGACGAAAACAGTCGAAGCCGAAGCAAAGCCCAAAGACGATCGCAAGGCCGGACCACAAGGGCCTCCGGCCGCGCTCAACGCTCCATTGACCAGCATCGCCGGCATCGGACCAAAATCCGCAAAAACGCTGAATAAACTGAACTTGTCCACCCTGGGCGATTTGCTCTGGCATCTGCCCCGCCGTTACGATGATTACTCCAAACTGAAAACCATCAACCAGCTCTTTTATGGAGATGAAGTAACCGTAATCGGCACGGTCGAAGACGTGAACACCCGGACCGTACGCAGCGGAAAGTTGAAACTGGTCGAAGCCGTAATCAGCGACGGCACCGGCTCGCTGCGAGTGACCTGGTTCAATCAGCCCTGGATTGCCGACCGCCTGAAGCCGGACCGGCCGATCGTGTTGTCCGGCAAGATCGATCAATATCTTGGCCACCTGACCATGAACAGCCCGGAATGGGAACTGCTGGAGCGAAAACAGCTCCACACCAACCGCATCGTACCGATATACCCGCTGACGGCAGGCGTCTCCAGCAAATGGCTGCGCCGGGTAATACATTCCGTCGTCACCCGACTGGCGCCAAGGATCCCCGATCCGCTTCCCGCATCGATACGCGATTCGGCCAACCTGATCCCGTTGGATCAAGCGTTGCAGCAAATTCACTTCCCGGATGATTGGGATCATCTACACCAGGCGCAGCACCGTCTCGCTTTCGATGAGATGTTCATGCTCCAGCTCGGTGTCCTGCGTCAAAAGCAGGCCTGGGAACGCCTCAGCTGTCCTTCCCTGCATGTGGAAACGGAATGGATCGAGCGCTTCCAATCCTCGCTGCCGTACGAGCTGACGGAATCACAAAAGCGCGCGCTGAAGGAAATCCGATCCGATCTCGAAGCGACCCACCCCATGAATCGATTGCTTCAAGGTGACGTGGGATCAGGAAAGACGATCGTGGCTGCGGCAGCGGTGGGAATCGCAGCCGCGTGCGATACGCAGTCTGCAATCCTGGCACCGACAAGCATCCTTGCAGAGCAACATTACCAAACCCTGCGTGAAATCCTGCCTTCCGCTGCCGGGATTCCCGAAGATCGAATCGCGATACTCCTTGGCAGCACTTCGGAAGCCGATAAAGAAGAAATACGCAAGAACCTCGAAAGCGGCGCCATCCAGGTCATCGTTGGTACCCACGCATTGTTGGAAGGACCGATTAAATTTGCGAACCTGGGCCTCGCCGTGATCGACGAGCAGCACCGCTTCGGCGTCGAACAGCGGGCCATCCTACGTGACAAAGGCGACAACCCGAATCTGCTGGTGATGACCGCAACACCCATCCCGAGATCGCTCGCCCTGACCGTTTACGGCGATCTCGATCTGACGGTAATCGACGAGATGCCCAAAGGTCGTATGCCGGTCGAGACGAAGGTTTTCCGGCCGCAAGAACGAACACGTGCGCATCATTTCATCAGCAAACAGGTGGAGCAAGGGCATCAAGCGTTCATCATCTATCCTCTTGTGGACGATTCGGAGAAAATCGAAGCGAAAGCCGCCGTTAAGGAGTACGAGAGTTTGAGCAACGAGGTCTTCCCACAATTCCGGGTCGGCCTGCTGCACGGCCGCATGCGGCCGGACGAAAAAGACGAAATCATGTCCCAATTTCGGGATGGAAAAATCGACATTCTCGTCTCTACTTCCGTGGTCGAGGTTGGAATCGACATCCCCAACGCTACGGTCATGCTGGTCGAGGGCGCCAATCGATTCGGCCTGGCGCAGCTGCATCAGTTCCGCGGGCGCGTCGGTCGAGGGGACCAACCTTCCTACTGCCTACTCATTCCGGACAGCGATGACGCCGCAGATAACGAGAGACTGGCGGCCATGGAATCCACGACGGATGGTTTCAAACTCGCAGAATACGATCTCGACCAACGCGGTCCGGGTGAATTCCTGGGAACCCGCCAATCCGGTTTCACAGATTTACACACCGCGCAGATCACGGACGTCAAGTTGATCGAAAAGGCTCGCAGAGAGGCGCAGGCCGTTTTCACCGCCGATCCAACGTTATCACAGCCCGAGCATTCTCGGATCGCCGCTGAGATGAAGCGTTTTTGGGGGCTTGAGAAGGGAGAAATGAGTTAA
- a CDS encoding roadblock/LC7 domain-containing protein, giving the protein MNTPDVEAAAIVGVDGLTIASSFPLGVEEERVSAMSASMLNIGKRISSELERGMLDEVYVQGDDGYILLMSMGNEALLSVLARQQAKLGLLFLEMHKAVSDLGDLVRT; this is encoded by the coding sequence GTGAACACACCGGATGTCGAAGCTGCGGCAATCGTGGGTGTCGATGGGTTGACGATCGCATCTTCCTTCCCTCTCGGGGTGGAGGAGGAGCGTGTGTCTGCGATGTCGGCCAGCATGTTGAATATTGGTAAGCGCATTTCGAGTGAATTGGAACGAGGCATGTTGGATGAAGTCTACGTCCAGGGAGACGACGGGTATATCCTACTGATGTCGATGGGAAATGAGGCGCTGCTCTCTGTTTTGGCTCGCCAGCAAGCCAAACTCGGCTTACTCTTTCTGGAGATGCACAAAGCAGTCAGCGACCTGGGAGACCTTGTCCGCACATGA
- the coaD gene encoding pantetheine-phosphate adenylyltransferase, with product MVRAVFPGTFDPIHYGHIDIARRASRLFDEMIIAVYDKPNKVLLFTPEQRLALVRKEFENDKRISATIFSGLTVNFCKEVGAQVIVRGLRVFSDFEHEFRMALANHRLEPEIDVVALITSEEHSFLTGSTVKEIASFGGDISSLVPDHVAKALDLRFKELGDDGPNRVPDTSLLD from the coding sequence ATGGTTCGAGCCGTCTTTCCTGGCACGTTTGATCCGATTCATTACGGACACATCGACATCGCCCGACGTGCAAGCCGCTTGTTCGACGAGATGATCATCGCCGTGTACGACAAACCCAACAAAGTGTTGTTGTTTACACCCGAACAACGCCTGGCGCTCGTTCGAAAGGAATTCGAGAACGATAAACGCATCAGCGCGACGATTTTCAGTGGCTTGACGGTAAATTTCTGCAAGGAAGTCGGCGCACAAGTCATCGTTCGAGGCTTGCGGGTCTTTTCGGACTTCGAACACGAATTTCGCATGGCGTTGGCAAACCATCGTCTCGAGCCCGAAATCGACGTCGTCGCACTGATCACCAGCGAGGAACACAGCTTTCTCACGGGAAGCACCGTGAAGGAAATCGCTTCCTTCGGAGGCGACATCAGCAGTCTCGTTCCGGATCACGTCGCCAAAGCACTCGACCTGCGCTTCAAAGAGCTCGGTGATGACGGTCCGAACAGGGTTCCGGATACTTCTCTACTCGATTGA
- the rpsP gene encoding 30S ribosomal protein S16, with translation MVRIRLRRVGSRNQPSFRIIAADKESPRDGKFLEILGHYNPRTEPSTIQIDEARLFHWLQNGAQPSDSVVDALRSIGTWERWERFKGGEKLEKLLKEAEAAIPQVDPRTRRDDLTEKRAAKKRKTKGKEASEEAVKEESAEEAIEDEAAIEAKTAEEAAEEKAEAETEEVKAEEVQEEADETEEASEE, from the coding sequence ATGGTTCGAATTCGATTACGCCGGGTAGGTTCACGGAACCAGCCAAGCTTCAGAATCATCGCGGCAGACAAGGAAAGTCCGCGCGATGGCAAATTCCTCGAGATTCTTGGGCATTACAATCCACGGACTGAACCTTCGACGATCCAGATCGATGAAGCTCGTTTATTCCACTGGCTTCAGAATGGTGCACAGCCATCTGACTCTGTCGTAGATGCGCTTCGTTCCATCGGAACTTGGGAGCGTTGGGAGCGGTTCAAGGGTGGTGAAAAGCTTGAAAAACTACTCAAGGAAGCCGAAGCGGCCATCCCACAAGTCGATCCGCGTACGAGAAGGGATGATCTCACTGAAAAACGTGCCGCCAAGAAACGGAAAACGAAGGGAAAGGAAGCTTCTGAAGAAGCAGTAAAGGAAGAATCCGCCGAGGAAGCGATAGAAGACGAGGCGGCGATTGAGGCAAAAACCGCCGAAGAAGCAGCGGAAGAAAAGGCTGAAGCTGAAACCGAAGAGGTGAAAGCGGAAGAAGTTCAAGAAGAAGCAGACGAAACGGAAGAAGCGTCGGAAGAATAA
- a CDS encoding KH domain-containing protein, with the protein MKALIEFIAKSLVDDPTQVKVMEYTQRRNVRITLSVADEDMGRVIGRKGRVANAMRTLLRVAASRRGNRVSLDIL; encoded by the coding sequence ATGAAAGCCTTGATTGAGTTCATTGCGAAGTCCTTGGTGGACGATCCTACGCAAGTGAAGGTCATGGAGTACACGCAGCGCCGAAACGTTCGGATCACGTTGAGCGTTGCAGATGAGGACATGGGCCGAGTGATCGGCCGCAAAGGCCGGGTGGCGAATGCCATGCGCACCCTCTTGCGAGTCGCGGCGTCGCGCCGTGGAAATCGCGTTTCCCTGGATATCCTCTAG
- the rimM gene encoding ribosome maturation factor RimM (Essential for efficient processing of 16S rRNA): protein MDSDHPSTNKSARQPPEYLAVGRVVRPHGVRGGLKVSSNSELIYKLEPSVNIYLGAKKDPLAPLPEGEFFHWQIVGLHVITTAGEELGTIEEIMETGANDVYLVRDSTGKEILLPAIESVIQDVDLENERIVVRLIPGLIE, encoded by the coding sequence ATGGACTCCGACCATCCATCTACAAACAAAAGCGCCCGACAACCACCGGAATATCTGGCTGTCGGGCGCGTCGTTCGTCCTCACGGTGTACGAGGCGGATTGAAAGTCTCTTCCAATTCTGAACTCATCTACAAGCTTGAACCTTCCGTGAATATCTATCTCGGGGCCAAGAAAGATCCGTTGGCGCCTCTTCCGGAGGGGGAATTCTTTCATTGGCAAATTGTGGGGCTGCACGTCATTACAACGGCGGGTGAAGAGCTCGGCACGATCGAGGAGATCATGGAAACCGGGGCGAACGACGTGTACCTCGTGCGGGATTCCACTGGAAAGGAAATCTTGCTCCCCGCGATCGAATCGGTGATTCAGGATGTGGATCTCGAAAATGAGAGAATCGTCGTTCGTTTGATTCCGGGTTTGATCGAGTAA
- a CDS encoding DAK2 domain-containing protein, producing the protein MSDVIPQIDESARQRLIDRYKTVDGNMLRRLTAAGLVWLRTNQQLVNSLNVFPVPDGDTGTNMVLTMQSAMDETSKDTNRSIGQVAHSIAHGALMGARGNSGVILSQIWRGFSRVLDDLEMMDVESMTAALSEARETAYKGVVRPVEGTILTVTKDIANEAEKAVKNGTHSAYELLERIVVAADESVQRTPELLPVLKEAGVVDSGGMGLFLILEGMLRAVYSMPLDQPVIGVQPLSALNLDNATEAIEPGQDWEVVIDFHPESALNVQDFYNHLETLGTSIQVGEGDGIMRMHIHVPDKTEYEPIEYVKTLGTITNVAIENLMAQMAAQSSRQALESIQLETIQAGDIATVAVAPGIGIARVFASLGVSSIVEGGQTMNPSTQEILSAFENLPTDKVIILPNNKNVVLAAKQVIDLTVKQVAVIPSVSVPQGISALFAFNKEGDFDQTVKAMTAALEDVECVEITTATRSVEIDGVQVQENQIIALLNGRLAVSGDDIEQVAKDVLALAKAEEKELITFFYGADLNAVLANEIADNLRKIYTDQEIEVVEGCQPHYQIIMSIE; encoded by the coding sequence ATGAGTGATGTGATCCCGCAGATTGACGAATCGGCCCGCCAGCGCCTGATCGATCGCTATAAAACCGTCGACGGCAACATGCTGCGCCGGCTCACGGCCGCCGGACTGGTCTGGCTGCGCACCAATCAACAGCTGGTCAACTCCCTCAACGTATTCCCCGTACCTGACGGAGATACGGGCACCAACATGGTGCTGACCATGCAGTCCGCCATGGACGAGACCTCCAAGGATACCAACCGCTCGATCGGCCAGGTAGCCCACTCGATCGCACACGGTGCGTTGATGGGCGCACGCGGAAATTCCGGCGTTATTCTTTCACAAATCTGGCGCGGATTTTCGCGGGTGCTCGACGACCTGGAAATGATGGATGTCGAGAGTATGACCGCAGCACTCTCCGAAGCGCGAGAAACTGCTTACAAAGGGGTCGTGCGGCCGGTCGAAGGCACCATCCTCACGGTCACGAAAGACATCGCAAATGAGGCGGAGAAAGCCGTGAAGAACGGCACGCACTCCGCGTACGAACTGCTGGAACGCATCGTCGTCGCCGCCGACGAATCGGTTCAGAGAACCCCGGAGCTGCTTCCTGTGCTGAAAGAAGCCGGCGTGGTCGACAGCGGCGGCATGGGCTTGTTCCTCATTCTCGAGGGCATGCTGCGGGCGGTGTATTCCATGCCCCTGGACCAACCCGTAATCGGCGTGCAGCCCCTGAGCGCTCTCAATCTGGACAACGCCACCGAAGCGATCGAACCGGGACAGGATTGGGAAGTGGTGATCGACTTCCATCCGGAGTCCGCACTCAACGTTCAGGATTTCTACAACCACCTCGAAACGCTGGGGACCTCGATCCAGGTCGGTGAAGGCGACGGCATCATGCGCATGCACATTCACGTGCCCGACAAGACGGAATACGAACCGATCGAATACGTGAAGACTCTGGGAACGATCACCAACGTTGCCATCGAGAATTTAATGGCGCAGATGGCGGCGCAATCTTCGAGACAAGCCCTGGAAAGCATTCAGCTCGAGACGATTCAAGCCGGCGACATTGCGACGGTCGCCGTGGCGCCGGGTATTGGCATCGCCCGTGTTTTCGCCAGCCTCGGAGTCTCTTCAATCGTCGAAGGCGGCCAAACCATGAATCCCAGCACCCAAGAAATTCTGAGTGCCTTCGAAAACCTCCCCACCGACAAAGTCATCATCCTTCCCAACAACAAGAACGTCGTCCTGGCCGCCAAGCAAGTAATCGATCTGACCGTCAAGCAGGTTGCCGTCATTCCCAGCGTTTCCGTGCCCCAGGGGATTTCCGCATTGTTCGCCTTCAACAAGGAGGGTGATTTCGACCAGACCGTCAAGGCGATGACGGCCGCACTCGAGGACGTCGAATGTGTAGAGATCACAACGGCGACACGTTCCGTCGAGATCGACGGCGTCCAGGTTCAAGAAAACCAGATCATCGCGCTCCTCAACGGCCGCCTCGCCGTATCGGGCGATGACATCGAGCAGGTTGCCAAGGATGTGCTCGCCCTTGCCAAAGCAGAAGAGAAGGAATTGATAACCTTCTTCTACGGTGCGGATCTCAATGCCGTACTGGCAAACGAGATCGCCGACAATTTGCGTAAGATCTATACGGATCAAGAGATCGAAGTCGTTGAGGGTTGTCAACCCCACTATCAAATCATCATGTCCATCGAATAA
- a CDS encoding DegV family protein yields the protein MSARGQRTAVVTDSTSDIPEQTARALDIDVVPALLTVEGKTYRDGIDLTRDEFYRRLPQFKTPPTTAAPSPLAYEEVYERRLSSGYDQILSIHLSAKLSGMINVVNRAAQNFDGRVHIYDSQQVSLGLGFQVIEAAQAVSECMPMPTLLQKMDETRSKIHLIAMLDTQDYLLRSGRVRWATANLGKMLRIRLLVGVEKGEVVRKALVRTRNRAIEELSALARSWKALQRLAILHTAAEKEAEALAEALVEISTTPPMIVDATTLLGVYVGPAALGIAGLCI from the coding sequence ATGAGCGCCCGCGGCCAAAGAACCGCCGTCGTAACCGACAGCACTTCCGATATCCCGGAGCAGACAGCGAGGGCTTTGGACATCGACGTTGTTCCCGCGCTGCTCACTGTCGAGGGGAAAACCTATCGGGATGGCATCGATCTCACCCGGGACGAATTTTATCGACGCTTACCCCAATTCAAGACGCCTCCCACAACCGCCGCCCCGTCCCCTCTTGCCTATGAAGAGGTTTATGAGAGACGACTTTCTTCCGGGTACGACCAAATACTCTCGATTCACCTTTCGGCGAAATTGAGTGGGATGATCAACGTCGTCAATCGGGCTGCGCAGAACTTCGATGGTCGTGTCCACATCTACGATAGTCAGCAGGTCTCCCTGGGATTGGGATTTCAAGTGATAGAGGCAGCCCAGGCGGTTTCCGAATGTATGCCGATGCCCACCTTACTCCAAAAGATGGACGAAACACGAAGCAAGATTCATCTGATCGCCATGCTGGACACACAAGATTATCTGCTGCGAAGCGGTCGCGTGAGATGGGCGACTGCGAATTTGGGGAAGATGCTCCGCATTCGTTTACTTGTCGGAGTCGAGAAAGGTGAGGTCGTGCGTAAAGCGCTCGTCCGCACGCGAAACCGGGCCATCGAGGAATTATCGGCGCTGGCAAGATCGTGGAAAGCTCTCCAACGCCTGGCCATCCTGCATACTGCTGCTGAAAAAGAAGCCGAAGCGCTGGCCGAAGCGCTGGTGGAAATATCCACTACGCCGCCCATGATCGTCGATGCAACGACACTATTGGGCGTCTACGTTGGCCCCGCTGCCCTGGGCATCGCCGGACTTTGTATCTAG
- a CDS encoding CTP synthase, with translation MTRYIFITGGVVSSVGKGVTAAALGKLLKERGFEVSIQKLDPYINVDPGTMSPYQHGEVYVLDDGAETDLDLGHYERFIDTSLNRVCNVTTGQIYSEVIAQERRGDFLGGTIQVIPHITNEIKRRIGLVFRTTNADIVIVEVGGTVGDIESLPFLEALRQMRSDIGRDRTIFLHTTWLPRIGATGELKTKPTQHSVRELRSIGIQPDVIVARSDYVVGEDLREKIALFCDVDARAVIPLTTTSILYEVPLLLEREGLGEHVLTRLGLKARKKPEWAEWERMIAAERKDRPIVRIALVGKYVELQDAYMSVREAVRHAALSAGVKAEIIWLHSAELEKGKGFAELEMADGVIVPGGFGSRGIEGKIAAAHYARENKIPYLGLCLGMQVMVIEFGRYVLGSEDVNSTEFNINTPHPVIDLLPEQRGIGDMGGTMRLGLYPCVLKRGTIAKHAYNCNRVEERHRHRFEFNNTYREIFGEHGMVFSGLSPDDRLVEIAELKDHPFMLGCQFHPEFLSRPNRPHPLFKAFLEAVAAKAEARMKVGKQSVAQGTD, from the coding sequence ATGACCAGATATATCTTCATCACAGGCGGTGTTGTCAGCTCTGTGGGGAAAGGCGTCACAGCGGCTGCGCTCGGTAAATTGCTCAAGGAGCGAGGCTTCGAGGTATCGATACAGAAACTCGATCCCTACATCAACGTAGATCCGGGAACCATGAGCCCCTACCAGCACGGCGAGGTATACGTGCTCGATGACGGTGCGGAGACCGATCTCGACCTGGGGCATTACGAGCGCTTTATCGACACGAGCCTGAATCGAGTATGCAACGTAACGACGGGTCAGATTTATTCCGAAGTCATCGCACAGGAACGACGCGGTGATTTTCTCGGCGGTACGATTCAGGTCATACCCCACATAACCAACGAGATCAAACGCCGTATCGGGCTCGTCTTTCGGACGACCAACGCAGACATCGTGATCGTCGAGGTCGGCGGCACCGTCGGTGATATCGAGTCGCTCCCCTTTTTAGAAGCGCTGCGTCAGATGCGCTCGGATATCGGCCGGGATCGGACGATTTTCCTGCACACAACCTGGCTGCCGCGCATCGGCGCAACCGGCGAGTTGAAAACGAAACCGACCCAGCATTCGGTGCGGGAATTGCGCTCGATCGGCATCCAGCCGGACGTGATCGTCGCCCGTTCAGACTATGTTGTCGGCGAGGATTTGCGCGAAAAGATCGCCTTGTTTTGCGACGTCGATGCGCGCGCCGTGATTCCACTCACGACGACTTCCATCCTGTATGAGGTGCCCTTGCTCCTGGAACGAGAAGGATTGGGAGAACACGTACTCACCCGCCTGGGTTTGAAGGCCAGGAAAAAACCGGAGTGGGCCGAATGGGAGCGCATGATTGCCGCCGAACGCAAAGATAGACCCATAGTACGTATTGCGTTGGTGGGCAAGTACGTCGAGCTGCAGGATGCGTACATGAGTGTGCGCGAGGCCGTACGTCACGCGGCGTTATCGGCGGGCGTAAAAGCCGAGATCATATGGCTGCATTCTGCGGAGCTGGAGAAAGGTAAAGGATTCGCCGAATTGGAGATGGCGGACGGCGTGATCGTGCCCGGGGGATTCGGATCGCGGGGGATCGAGGGGAAAATCGCGGCGGCTCACTACGCCCGGGAAAACAAGATACCGTATTTGGGACTTTGCCTCGGCATGCAGGTTATGGTGATCGAATTCGGCCGGTACGTGTTGGGTTCGGAAGACGTGAACTCGACGGAGTTCAACATCAACACGCCGCATCCGGTAATCGACTTGCTTCCCGAACAGCGCGGCATCGGAGACATGGGCGGCACGATGAGATTGGGATTGTATCCCTGTGTGTTAAAACGGGGCACCATCGCCAAACATGCCTACAACTGCAACCGGGTGGAGGAGCGTCACCGCCATCGATTCGAGTTCAACAATACTTACCGGGAAATCTTCGGTGAACATGGGATGGTCTTCTCCGGCCTTTCACCGGACGATCGTCTGGTCGAAATTGCAGAGCTGAAAGACCATCCTTTCATGCTCGGGTGTCAATTCCATCCGGAATTTCTGTCGCGGCCCAATCGGCCTCATCCTCTCTTCAAAGCGTTCCTCGAAGCCGTAGCGGCGAAGGCGGAAGCGCGGATGAAAGTCGGCAAGCAGAGTGTGGCGCAGGGCACGGATTAA